One genomic segment of Trichoplusia ni isolate ovarian cell line Hi5 chromosome 5, tn1, whole genome shotgun sequence includes these proteins:
- the LOC113493923 gene encoding phospholipid phosphatase 5-like, producing the protein MWPGVQHVINNLLFEILLRVVLLAVVCVCQLKAQPHMRYISEAELLNEYRRPRHDSYVPAWATVFFIVFVPLLFICTPCILTRNYVDITQALLGWTLALTINAVITESVKLIVGRPRPDFFYRCFPNGKMTPGLRCTGNVYDVMDGRKSFPSGHSSFSFCSLGFLSFWLCGKLGTLSRNRGQSSGIVVCLAPLMIAGIVALSRCCDNHHHWQDVLAGALLGYTTSYFCYNQYYQPLDSAWSGDPYAVNIDHEFFNSCNETECCTKDLKDVCLMLHLCSKRTLEGNKKVS; encoded by the coding sequence atgtgGCCGGGAGTCCAgcacgtaataaataatttacttttcgaAATATTGTTGCGAGTGGTTCTTCTGGCAGTGGTGTGTGTATGTCAGTTGAAGGCACAGCCACACATGCGATATATCAGCGAGGCTGAACTGCTGAACGAGTACAGGCGACCCCGACACGACTCCTACGTGCCAGCATGGGCCACGGTCTTCTTTATAGTTTTCGTGCCCCTCTTGTTTATTTGTACCCCCTGTATATTAACGAGAAACTACGTAGACATTACACAAGCCCTGCTGGGGTGGACACTAGCGCTTACAATAAACGCAGTAATCACAGAATCTGTTAAACTGATAGTGGGACGACCTCGGCCAGATTTTTTCTACCGCTGCTTTCCGAACGGGAAGATGACGCCTGGACTGCGCTGCACTGGCAACGTGTACGACGTGATGGATGGCAGGAAATCTTTCCCCAGTGGACACAGCAGCTTTTCATTTTGCTCACTAGGATTTTTGAGTTTTTGGCTTTGTGGGAAGTTGGGAACTTTGTCACGAAATCGAGGCCAGAGTTCGGGCATAGTTGTTTGTTTGGCTCCGCTGATGATAGCTGGAATAGTAGCTTTGAGCCGCTGTTGCGACAATCATCACCACTGGCAAGACGTTTTAGCGGGAGCTTTATTGGGTTACACGACATCATACTTTTGCTACAACCAGTACTACCAGCCTTTAGACTCGGCGTGGTCGGGTGACCCCTATGCGGTTAATATCGACCACGAGTTTTTTAACTCATGCAACGAAACGGAATGTTGCACCAAAGACCTTAAAGATGTTTGTCTTATGCTACATCTATGTAGCAAGAGAACTTTAGAAGGCAATAAAAAAGTCAGCTGA